From a single Polyangium spumosum genomic region:
- a CDS encoding SDR family oxidoreductase — translation MIDDIEDERDEQDESDSKAPESAPFTRDELRVAIAVLEAITRDRAVLAHVPREARVRLLEAAGRVSRPDRAEQRRLAKALRRKDRLAVKAEDAALLDATGIRAARRAPVFQTPPPGFPALPGPAESPPPGELSDARKCYVCKAEFRAVHFFYDQLCPPCAELNYHKRTQTADLRGRVALVTGARVKIGYQAAILLLRAGARVVVTTRFPHDAALRYARESDYEAWADRLEIHGLDLRLTPSVERFARLLEGHLPRLDFIIHNACQTVRRPPGFYEHLLETELKSPDRLPPEAGRLVARHEAERAASRAFARANEATLAPRAGSLALFEDPVALSQIPLTAEDHALRGRVDLFPRGALDADLQQVDLRDRNSWRLALAEVPTLELLEVHLVNAIAPFVLSSKLKGLMTRHPSRDKHIVNVSAMEGQFYREHKTDKHPHTNMAKAALNMLTRTSAQDYVKDGIHINSVDTGWVTDEDPAEIAARKQSVHGFHPPLDIVDGAARIVDPIFEGFTTGTHAWGQFFKDYKPTPW, via the coding sequence ATGATCGACGACATCGAAGACGAACGGGACGAACAGGACGAGAGCGATTCCAAGGCCCCGGAGAGCGCTCCTTTCACGAGGGACGAGCTGCGCGTGGCCATCGCGGTCCTCGAGGCGATCACCCGGGATCGGGCCGTCCTCGCGCACGTGCCGCGGGAGGCGCGTGTGCGGCTGCTCGAAGCGGCCGGCCGGGTCTCGCGGCCCGATCGGGCCGAGCAACGCCGCCTCGCGAAGGCGCTCCGCCGCAAGGATCGCCTCGCCGTGAAGGCCGAGGACGCGGCGCTGCTCGACGCGACCGGCATTCGCGCCGCCCGCCGCGCCCCCGTCTTCCAGACCCCGCCGCCGGGTTTTCCGGCCTTGCCGGGCCCTGCGGAGAGCCCGCCGCCGGGCGAGCTCAGTGACGCGCGCAAGTGTTACGTCTGCAAAGCCGAGTTCCGGGCGGTCCATTTCTTCTACGATCAGCTCTGCCCGCCCTGCGCCGAGCTCAATTACCACAAACGCACGCAGACGGCCGACCTCCGGGGCCGCGTCGCGCTGGTGACCGGCGCGCGCGTGAAGATCGGGTATCAGGCAGCGATCCTCCTGCTCCGCGCTGGCGCGCGGGTCGTCGTCACCACGCGTTTCCCCCACGACGCCGCGCTCCGTTATGCCCGCGAGAGCGATTACGAGGCCTGGGCCGACCGGCTCGAGATTCACGGCCTCGACCTGCGCCTCACCCCGAGCGTCGAGCGGTTCGCCCGTCTGCTCGAGGGGCACCTGCCCCGGCTCGATTTCATCATCCACAACGCCTGCCAGACCGTGCGCAGGCCGCCGGGCTTCTACGAGCACCTCCTCGAGACCGAGCTGAAATCCCCCGATCGATTGCCCCCCGAGGCGGGCCGCCTCGTCGCGCGCCACGAGGCCGAGCGCGCGGCGTCACGGGCGTTTGCCCGGGCGAACGAGGCCACGCTCGCGCCTCGCGCGGGCTCGCTCGCCCTGTTCGAGGACCCGGTCGCGCTCTCGCAGATCCCGCTCACGGCCGAGGATCACGCCCTGCGCGGCCGGGTGGACCTCTTCCCGCGGGGCGCGCTCGACGCGGACCTGCAGCAGGTCGATCTACGCGACAGGAATAGCTGGCGCCTCGCGCTCGCGGAGGTGCCCACCCTCGAGCTGCTCGAGGTGCACCTCGTCAATGCCATCGCGCCGTTCGTGCTGAGCAGCAAGCTCAAGGGCCTCATGACGCGGCACCCCTCGCGCGACAAGCACATCGTCAACGTCTCGGCGATGGAGGGGCAATTCTACCGAGAGCACAAGACCGACAAACACCCGCACACGAACATGGCCAAGGCCGCGCTCAACATGCTCACGCGCACCTCGGCGCAGGACTACGTGAAGGACGGGATCCATATCAACAGCGTGGATACGGGCTGGGTGACGGACGAGGACCCCGCCGAGATCGCGGCCCGCAAGCAATCGGTGCACGGCTTCCATCCGCCGCTCGACATCGTCGACGGCGCCGCGAGGATCGTGGACCCGATCTTCGAAGGGTTCACCACGGGCACCCACGCGTGGGGCCAATTCTTCAAAGATTACAAGCCGACGCCGTGGTGA
- a CDS encoding PAS domain S-box protein yields the protein MTDVAEHDLAHEILDTSPTFVVGLDGAGRTVFMNGTMLGALGYTRDEVIGQDYATMFVPVRDHEMLREVFAELRSAQGTTYNENRVLTRSGRELLVEWHGRTIFDDDGSFKYFYGVGIDVTAQKRMREALSRSQQRLALHFQQAPLGMIEWDTDFRVVDWNPAAESIFGWSREEAQGQHGQELMVSPEVRPYVADIWEQIKQARGPVHAVNENVTRDGRTITCEWTNTALLDEDGQVVGVASLVNDVTDRLKAEAEIRERERAQAATIEQLSAPVLDLWQGVLAMPIVGGIDPARAARMTESLLEAIVKSGARFAILDLTGASTMDASIASHIGDMIRATGLVGSECLVSGLGPAMARTLVELDVPLSVKTFGSLRDALRHAIRAARAG from the coding sequence ATGACGGACGTCGCGGAACACGACCTTGCGCACGAGATCCTGGATACGTCGCCGACATTCGTGGTCGGGCTCGATGGGGCCGGCCGCACGGTATTCATGAATGGCACCATGCTCGGCGCGCTCGGGTATACACGCGACGAGGTCATCGGCCAGGATTACGCGACGATGTTCGTCCCGGTCCGGGATCACGAGATGCTCCGCGAGGTCTTCGCGGAGCTCCGCTCGGCGCAGGGCACGACGTACAACGAGAACCGCGTCCTCACCCGGAGCGGCCGGGAGCTGCTCGTCGAGTGGCACGGCAGGACGATCTTCGACGACGACGGCTCGTTCAAGTACTTCTACGGCGTCGGCATCGACGTGACGGCGCAGAAGCGCATGCGCGAGGCGCTCTCGCGCTCGCAGCAGCGGCTCGCGCTCCACTTCCAGCAGGCGCCGCTCGGCATGATCGAGTGGGACACCGATTTCCGCGTCGTCGACTGGAACCCGGCCGCGGAGTCGATCTTCGGCTGGTCCCGCGAGGAGGCGCAGGGTCAGCACGGCCAGGAGCTCATGGTGTCCCCGGAGGTCCGCCCGTACGTGGCCGACATCTGGGAGCAAATCAAGCAAGCGAGGGGGCCGGTGCACGCCGTCAATGAAAACGTGACCAGGGACGGCCGCACGATCACGTGTGAATGGACCAATACGGCGCTGCTCGACGAGGACGGCCAGGTCGTGGGTGTCGCCTCGCTCGTGAACGACGTGACGGATCGCCTGAAGGCGGAGGCCGAGATCCGCGAGCGCGAGCGCGCGCAGGCCGCCACGATCGAGCAGCTCTCGGCGCCGGTCCTCGATCTGTGGCAGGGCGTTCTCGCGATGCCCATCGTCGGCGGGATCGACCCCGCGCGCGCGGCCAGGATGACCGAGAGCTTGCTCGAGGCCATCGTGAAGAGCGGCGCGCGTTTCGCGATCCTGGATCTGACGGGCGCGTCGACGATGGACGCGTCGATCGCCTCGCACATCGGCGACATGATCCGCGCCACCGGTCTCGTCGGGAGCGAATGCCTGGTCTCGGGCCTCGGGCCCGCGATGGCGCGCACGCTCGTCGAGCTCGACGTGCCCCTCTCCGTCAAGACGTTCGGCTCGCTCCGCGACGCGCTCCGCCACGCGATCCGCGCGGCGCGCGCCGGGTGA